One Desulfurellaceae bacterium genomic window carries:
- a CDS encoding RNA polymerase sigma factor, with the protein MQLMLRFQNGDMQAFDALFQKYAPALVNFAAQFLGNRARAEEIAQDVLLRVYGQRDRYQPTAKFSTWLFKIAQNHCLNEVRRREYKLRREPLDPQEGQPEPNLPSPQAGPEQVLEGEELAARIRGILLAMPDNQRTAILLSRQEGMSYQEVATVIGCTQKAVKSLVFRATQRLRAGLQDIMDEDEA; encoded by the coding sequence GTGCAGCTCATGCTGCGCTTTCAGAATGGAGACATGCAGGCATTCGATGCCCTCTTCCAGAAATATGCTCCGGCGCTCGTCAACTTTGCGGCCCAGTTCCTCGGCAATCGCGCCCGGGCCGAGGAAATTGCCCAGGACGTGCTGCTCAGAGTCTACGGCCAGCGGGACCGCTATCAACCCACCGCCAAGTTTTCGACCTGGCTGTTCAAGATTGCCCAGAATCATTGTCTCAACGAGGTGCGCAGGCGAGAGTACAAGCTGCGGCGTGAACCGCTTGATCCGCAGGAGGGGCAGCCCGAGCCGAACCTGCCGAGTCCGCAGGCAGGCCCCGAGCAGGTCTTGGAGGGAGAAGAGCTAGCAGCTAGAATACGCGGGATATTGCTCGCAATGCCAGACAATCAACGGACGGCGATTTTGCTCAGCCGCCAGGAAGGGATGTCCTACCAAGAGGTCGCCACAGTCATCGGGTGCACCCAGAAGGCTGTCAAAAGCCTGGTTTTTCGCGCCACCCAACGCCTCAGGGCAGGACTCCAGGACATAATGGACGAGGATGAAGCCTAG
- a CDS encoding DUF3106 domain-containing protein has translation MESPHIIRGVVAGALPLILTLACWPGRAAADDDSFRLSPVDQGWEEMSPTERERALRNFRRFEQLPEDRKQDLQEAYDAWQQLPAAERERLRHNYRRYREMNSYEKEEFRLKYRHWQSQRR, from the coding sequence ATGGAGTCTCCACACATCATCCGAGGCGTCGTGGCCGGCGCGCTGCCGCTCATCCTGACGCTGGCCTGTTGGCCGGGACGAGCCGCAGCGGACGACGATTCTTTCCGACTCAGCCCGGTTGACCAGGGCTGGGAGGAGATGTCGCCGACTGAGCGGGAACGAGCCCTGAGGAACTTTCGGCGCTTCGAGCAGCTGCCCGAAGACCGCAAACAAGACCTGCAAGAGGCGTATGACGCCTGGCAGCAGCTGCCCGCGGCAGAGCGTGAGCGCCTTCGACACAACTATCGGCGCTACCGCGAAATGAATTCCTACGAAAAAGAAGAATTCCGCCTCAAGTACAGGCACTGGCAGTCGCAGCGGCGCTGA